The segment GGCGATCACCGGGACCATGTCGCCCACGTGGGAGATGGGGGGGATCACCCCGCCGCGCACCTCGCCCACGTGCCCGTCGCGCCCGCGCGAGGGGGAGTCGTCCGTCCCCAGGTAGCCGCGCAGCATGTCCGCCACGGACATCCCCATCTCGTGGCAGGCACCGGCGTTGCGGATCATGGGCGCGACCACGTCGTGGTCCGGGCCGCTCCGGCGCAGCGCGTGCACCGGCCCGATGGTGGCCGCCTCCTCCCCCGTCCCGAGCCACGCCTTGGAGATGGTCCCGCTCTTGACCCAGCGCTTGAGCGCCACGTCGTGCAGCCGGTTGCGCACCAGCCCCTCGTAGAGCTCCAGGAGCCGCGCCTCGTCCAGCTCGCGGATCCATCGCGCCCGCTCCGGGTCCGCGTCCACGCGCTCACGGAACTCCCGCACCAGCGCCGGGTCGGCCGTCCAGTGCACGTACTCGGGGGGGTCGTATGCGGCGAAGCGCTTCATCGGCCCGTCGGATGGCGGTGGCGGGATGGTTCATGTGACGCGGACGCGGGAGGATACGCCCCCCGGCGGCGCTCCGCAATGGGCCGCGCACCCCCCGGCGCGGCTCAGCCCGCCGCCTGCAGCTCCTCGCCCGGCTGCTCGGCGCAGCTCTCGTCGGCGATGCACCGGCCGATGCGCGCCGCCATGACGTCCAGCTCCGAGCGCGAGGGCACCGGCGCGCCGGGGTCCGGAAGCTGCAGCGGGAACGGCTGCCCCTCGGGGACGGGGATCAGGTGCAGGTGGAAGTGGAACACGTCCTGCCCGCCGTGCGCCCCGTTGGGGGAGAACAGGTTGACCGCCCGGCACCCGGTGGCCCGGCGCAGCCCGGGGAGGATGCGCCGCGCCGTCGCGAAGGTGCGGGCCGCCAGCTCCTCGGGGACGTAGAACAGGTTCTTGTGGTGCTCCTTGGGGAGAACCAGCACGTGCCCCCGGTGCAGGGGCTGGACGTCGAGGAACGCGATCACGTCCTCGTCCTCGTAGATGACGCTGACCATCTCGTCTCCGCCGATGATCCGGCAGAAGACGCAGTCGGGGTGCTGGTTCGGGTCCACTCCGGCCTCCGCGTTTCCGGGTTCGTCCGTCTCGATTCCGCCCTCCGGGGCAAGCAAGGAGCGGGCCGGGCGGGGTCGGAGCGGGGTTGCGGAGCACGCCCGGACCGGCGAAAT is part of the Longimicrobiaceae bacterium genome and harbors:
- a CDS encoding HIT domain-containing protein, with product MDPNQHPDCVFCRIIGGDEMVSVIYEDEDVIAFLDVQPLHRGHVLVLPKEHHKNLFYVPEELAARTFATARRILPGLRRATGCRAVNLFSPNGAHGGQDVFHFHLHLIPVPEGQPFPLQLPDPGAPVPSRSELDVMAARIGRCIADESCAEQPGEELQAAG